The Stigmatella aurantiaca DW4/3-1 genome contains the following window.
ACACCGTGCTCACCGAGGCCCTCACCTACCCAGGCATGAAGGTGCTCGCGGGCCAGCTCCACCTGCGGCTCCAGGGCGTGGCGATGGACGCGCAGGGCCTCGTCCCCGAGGCGCTGGAGGCCGCCTGCCAAAGCAGTGGCGCCAAGCTCCTTTATTGTCTGCCCACCTTCCAGAATCCCACCGGCGGCGTCATGCCCCGGGAGCGGCGGGAGCGCATCGCCGCCGTCGTGCGCGCCCAGGGGCTCAACGTCCTGGAAGACGACGCCTATGGCTTGCTGCTCGATGAGCGGCCCCCCACCCTGTGCGAGCTGGTCCCCGAGCGGGGGTACTTCATCGCGGGCGTCTCCAAGCTGCTCGCCCCCGGCTTGCGGATCAGCTACCTGGCAGCCCCCCGGCAGGAGCTGCACCGGCTCACCGAGGCGATGGGCCTGGCCACGCGGATGACGCCTCCCCTCACCGCGGAGATCGCCGCCCGGTGGATCCGCGAGGGAACGGCGGAGGCGCTCGTGGCGGGCAGGCGCCGCGAAGCCCAGGAGCGGAGGGCCCTGGCCCAGGAGGTGCTTGGAGAAGCCCTCCTCCCCTCTCCCCTGCCGGAGGGCTACCACCTGTGGCTCCGGCTGCCCCCGCCGTGGCGCAGCGAGGCCTTCGCCGCCCAGGCCCGGAAGTCCGGCGTGTCGGTCACCTCCTCGGAAGTCTTCGCGGTGAACACCGCGGTGGCCCCCGGGGCGGTAAGGGTCTGCCTGGGCCCGCCCAGCACCCAGGCCTTGCTGGAAAAAGGGCTCCGGCGCCTGCGAGACACGCTCGCCAGCGGACCAGAGCCCCTGTCCTCCATCGTCTGAGGGCGCCCCGCCCTACTTCTGCTGCGTGGGGGGCGGCACCGAGCGGACGTGGATCTCCTTGAGCTGCCGCTCGTCCACATCGCCCGGGGCGCTCGTCATCAGGTCCGTACCCGTCTTCGTCTTGGGGAACGGAATCACATCCCGCAGGGACTCCGCGCTGGTGAGCAGCATCACCAACCGGTCCATGCCCAAGGCGATGCCACCGTGCGGCGGCGCGCCGTACTTGAGCGCGTCCAGCAGGA
Protein-coding sequences here:
- a CDS encoding PLP-dependent aminotransferase family protein, with amino-acid sequence MTNWTPELRGRSGPLYLAIADALAGDIAGGRLPAGTRLPTHRELAERVGVTVGTVTRAYAEAERRGLIGGEVGRGTYVRHREPPRALPEPASATGDEALIELGLNWPATPPGDPPTQALRRTLESLQHAPQLSELLTYQPPVGLASHREAGAAWMGRFGPAVEPSQVVVCSGGQHAMEVALTALTRPGDTVLTEALTYPGMKVLAGQLHLRLQGVAMDAQGLVPEALEAACQSSGAKLLYCLPTFQNPTGGVMPRERRERIAAVVRAQGLNVLEDDAYGLLLDERPPTLCELVPERGYFIAGVSKLLAPGLRISYLAAPRQELHRLTEAMGLATRMTPPLTAEIAARWIREGTAEALVAGRRREAQERRALAQEVLGEALLPSPLPEGYHLWLRLPPPWRSEAFAAQARKSGVSVTSSEVFAVNTAVAPGAVRVCLGPPSTQALLEKGLRRLRDTLASGPEPLSSIV